From Salvelinus namaycush isolate Seneca chromosome 27, SaNama_1.0, whole genome shotgun sequence, the proteins below share one genomic window:
- the LOC120022457 gene encoding cartilage-associated protein: MATSSTPLISLLLFAVSVTIVFCQYEKYSFRSFPRHELMPLDSAYKYALDQYTGEKWQETVDYLEVSLRLYRLLRDSEAFCNLNCSSVRLDNEEKFTDFPELRVFGNVMKRAQCLKRCKQGLPAFRQTMPSRDTVEEFEKREPYKYLQFAYFKSDNLAKAVSAAHTFLLKHPDDEMMQRNMAYYRTLPGAEEHLTDLETKSYEMLFVRAVRAYNGDNYRTSVSDMELALRDFFKVYDECLAASEGAREVKDFKDFYPSIADHYTEVLERKVRCEAELTPVVGGFIVEKFVATMYHYLQFAYYKLNDLKNAVPCVTSYMLFDPSDEVMKNNVVYYQYHRDKYGLSDEDFLPRSEAVRYLNQTTMQLEMLEFSRQHLASDDEGEVMEFLDEFLDA; this comes from the exons ATGGCAACCTCCAGCACTCCGCTAATCTCTCTGCTTCTATTCGCGGTTTCCGTTACAATAGTCTTCTGTCAATACGAGAAATACAGCTTCAGGAGTTTTCCGCGTCATGAACTAATGCCGCTAGACTCCGCGTATAAATACGCGCTGGACCAGTACACCGGAGAGAAATGGCAGGAGACAGTTGACTATCTCGAGGTCTCTCTTCGGTTGTACCGGCTGCTCAGGGACAGCGAGGCCTTCTGCAACCTCAACTGCAGCTCCGTGCGGCTGGACAACGAGGAGAAGTTTACCGACTTCCCGGAGCTGCGTGTGTTCGGTAACGTTATGAAGAGGGCGCAGTGTCTCAAGCGGTGCAAACAGGGGCTGCCCGCCTTCAGACAGACCATGCCCAGCCGGGACACCGTGGAGGAGTTCGAGAAACGGGAACCATATAAATACCTGCAGTTCGCCTACTTCAAA tctGATAACCTGGCCAAGGCAGTGTCTGCTGCCCACACCTTCCTCCTGAAGCACCCTGATGATGAGATGATGCAGAGGAACATGGCCTACTATAGGACTCTACCTGGAGCTGAGGAACACCTCACAGACCTGGAGACCAAGTCCTacgag aTGTTGTTTGTGCGAGCAGTGCGGGCGTATAACGGTGATAACTACCGTACCTCAGTGTCAGACATGGAGCTGGCTCTAAGGGATTTCTTCAAGGTCTATGATGAATGTCTGGCTGCTTCAGAAGGAGCCAGGGAGGTCAAAGACTTCAAAGACTTCTACCCCTCCATTGCTG aCCACTACACAGAGGTGTTGGAGAGGAAGGTGAGGTGTGAGGCCGAGCTGACTCCTGTGGTTGGAGGATTCATCGTAGAGAAGTTTGTAGCAACCATGTACCACTACCTACAGTTCGCCTATTACAAAC TGAATGACCTGAAGAACGCGGTTCCGTGTGTGACCAGCTACATGTTGTTTGACCCCAGTGATGAGGTGATGAAGAACAACGTGGTGTATTACCAGTACCACAGAGACAAATACGGACTCAGCGATGAAGATTTCCTACCTAGAtcg gaggCAGTACGGTACTTGAACCAGACCACCATGCAGCTAGAGATGCTTGAGTTCTCCAGACAACACCTAGCGAGCGATGACGAG ggggaAGTGATGGAGTTTCTAGATGAGTTCCTGGATGCTTAG
- the LOC120022054 gene encoding vegetative cell wall protein gp1-like — MPLLPFITISLVPSPQPSTQHPALNPTPSLVPSPQPSTQHPALCPALNPTPSLVPSPQPNTQPCAQPSTQHPALCPALNPTPSLVPSPQPNTQPCAQPSALNPTPSLVPSPQPNAQPCAQPSTQYPALCPALNPTPSLVPSPQPNAQPCAQPSALNPTPSLVPSPQPNTQPCAQPSTQHPALCPALNPTPSLVPSPQPNTQPCAQPSTQHPALCPALNPTPSLVPSPQPSTQHPALCPALNPIPSLVPSPQPNTQPCAQPSTQRPALCPALSPQPNAQPCAQPSTQHSALCQSCCSCSV; from the exons atgcctctactgccattcattaCAATCAGCCTTGTGCCCAGCCCTCAGCCCTCAACCCAACACCCAGCCCTCAACCCAACGCCCAGCCTTGTGCCCAGCCCTCAGCCCTCAACCCAACACCCAGCCTTGTGCCCAGCCCTCAACCCAACACCCAGCCTTGTGCCCAGCCCTCAACCCAACACCCAGCCTTGTGCCCAGCCCTCAACCCAACACCCAGCCTTGTGCCCAGCCCTCAACCCAACGCCCAGCCTTGTGCCCAGCCCTCAACCCAACACCCAGCCTTGTGCCCAGCCCTCAGCCCTCAACCCAACACCCAGCCTTGTGCCCAGCCCTCAACCCAACGCCCAGCCTTGTGCCCAGCCCTCAACCCAATACCCAGCCTTGTGCCCAGCCCTCAACCCAACACCCAGCCTTGTGCCCAGCCCTCAACCCAACGCCCAGCCTTGTGCCCAGCCCTCAGCCCTCAACCCAACACCCAGCCTTGTGCCCAGCCCTCAACCCAATACCCAGCCTTGTGCCCAGCCCTCAACCCAACACCCAGCCTTGTGCCCAGCCCTCAACCCAACGCCCAGCCTTGTGCCCAGCCCTCAACCCAATACCCAGCCTTGTGCCCAGCCCTCAACCCAACACCCAGCCTTGTGCCCAGCCCTCAACCCAACGCCCAGCCTTGTGCCCAGCCCTCAGCCCTCAACCCAACACCCAGCCTTGTGCCCAGCCCTCAACCCAATACCCAGCCTTGTGCCCAGCCCTCAACCCAACACCCAGCCTTGTGCCCAGCCCTCAACCCAACGCCCAGCCTTGTGCCCAGCCCTCAGCCCTCAACCCAACGCCCAGCCTTGTGCCCAGCCCTCAACCCAACACTCAGCCCTGTGCCAGTCCTGCTGCTCCTGCAGT GTGTAG